The Rattus rattus isolate New Zealand chromosome 1, Rrattus_CSIRO_v1, whole genome shotgun sequence genome includes a region encoding these proteins:
- the Tnfrsf4 gene encoding tumor necrosis factor receptor superfamily member 4, with amino-acid sequence MYVWVQQPTAFLLLGLSLGVTVKLNCVKDTYPSGHKCCRECQPGHGMVRRCDHTRDTVCHPCEPGFYNEAVNYDTCKQCTQCNHRSGSELKQNCTPTEDTVCQCRPGTQPRQESSHKLGVDCVPCPPGHFSPGSNQACKPWTNCTLSGKQIRHPASNSLDTVCEDRSLLATLLWETQRTTFRPTTVPSTTVWPRTSQLPSTPTTLVTPEGPAFAVILGLGLGLLAPLTVLLALYLLRKAWRSPNTPKPCWGNSFRTPIQEEQTDTHFTLAKI; translated from the exons ATGTATGTGTGGGTTCAGCAGCCCACAGCATTTCTGCTCCTGGGACTCTCACTTGGAGTTACAGTGAAGCTCAACTGTGTTAAAGATACCTACCCCAGTGGTCACAAGTGCTGTCGTGAGTGCCAGCCAG GCCATGGTATGGTGAGGCGCTGTGATCACACCAGGGACACTGTATGTCATCCATGTGAGCCTGGCTTCTACAATGAGGCTGTCAATTACGACACCTGCAAGCAGTGTACACAGTGCAACCACC GAAGTGGAAGTGAACTCAAGCAGAACTGCACACCTACTGAGGATACTGTCTGCCAGTGTAGACCAGGCACCCAGCCCCGGCAAGAGAGCAGCCACAAGCTTGGAGTTG ACTGTGTTCCCTGTCCCCCTGGCCACTTTTCTCCAGGCAGCAACCAAGCCTGCAAGCCCTGGACCAA TTGTACCTTATCTGGAAAGCAGATCCGCCACCCAGCCAGTAACAGCTTGGACACAGTCTGTGAAGACAGAAGCCTCCTGGCCACACTGCTCTGGGAGACCCAGCGCACTACATTCAGGCCAACCACTGTCCCGTCCACCACAGTCTGGCCCAGGACTTCTCAGTTGCCCTCTACACCCACCACCTTGGTGACTCCTGAGG GCCCTGCATTTGCTGTTatcctaggcctaggcctgggcTTGCTGGCTCCCTTGACTGTTCTGCTAGCCTTGTACCTGCTCCGAAAGGCTTGGAGATCGCCTAACACTCCCAAACCTTGTT GGGGAAACAGCTTCAGGACCCCTATCCAGGAGGAACAGACCGACACACACTTTACTCTAGCCAAGATCTGA
- the Sdf4 gene encoding 45 kDa calcium-binding protein isoform X2, whose amino-acid sequence MTSRAPNCAPQTRRIRKPGSPVVWLAAMTSRQRSLCGLAAHGLWFLGLVLLMDATARPANHSFSRERAANRDENEIIPPDHLNGVKLEMDGHLNKDFHQEVFLGKDMDGFDEDSEPRRSRRKLMVIFSKVDVNTDRRISAKEMQHWIMEKTAEHFQEAVKENKLHFRAVDPDGDGHVSWDEYKVKFLASKGHNEREIADAIKNHEELKVDEETQEVLGNLRDRWYQADNPPADLLLTEDEFLSFLHPEHSRGMLKFMVKEIVRDLDQDGDKQLSLPEFISLPVGTVENQQGQDIDDNWVKDRKKEFEELIDSNHDGIVTMEELENYMDPMNEYNALNEAKQMIAIADENQNHHLEPEEILKYSEFFTGSKLMDYARNVHEEF is encoded by the exons ATGACTTCGCGGGCGCCCAACTGCGCTCCCCAGACCCGGCGTATCAGAAAGCCGGG GAGTCCCGTGGTCTGGCTGGCAGCAATGACGTCCAGGCAGAGGTCCCTCTGTGGTCTGGCTGCTCATGGCCTCTGGTTCTTGGGCCTTGTCCTTCTGATGGATGCAACTGCTAGACCTGCCAACCACTCATTTTCTCGGGAAAGAGCGGCCAACAGGGATGAAAATGAGATCATACCCCCAGACCACTTGAATGGGGTGAAGCTGGAGATGGATGGACACCTCAATAAGGACTTCCATCAGGAGGTTTTCCTGGGAAAGGACATGGATGGGTTTGATGAGGACTCAGAGCCAcggagaagcaggaggaaactAATGGTCATCTTTTCCAA GGTAGATGTGAACACTGACCGGAGGATCAGCGCTAAGGAGATGCAGCACTGGATTATGGAGAAAACAGCAGAGCACTTCCAGGAGGCTGTCAAGGAGAACAAACTACACTTCAGGGCTGTGGACCCCGATGGTGATG GCCATGTGTCCTGGGATGAATATAAAGTGAAGTTTTTGGCAAGCAAAGGCCACAATGAAAGGGAGATTGCCGATGCCATCAAGAATCACGAGGAGCTCAAAGTGGATGAGGAGA CACAGGAAGTCCTTGGGAACCTCAGAGATCGCTGGTATCAGGCAGACAATCCTCCTGCAGACCTGCTGCTGACTGAGGACGAGTTCCTGTCATTCCTTCACCCTGAGCACAGCCGGGGCATGCTCAAGTTCATGGTCAAAGAGATCGTTCGGGACTTGG accaggatggtgaTAAGCAGTTGTCTCTGCCTGAGTTCATCTCTCTGCCTGTGGGTACTGTTGAGAACCAGCAAGGCCAAGACATTGACGACAACTGggtgaaagacaggaagaaagagtttGAGGAACTGATTGATTCTAACCATGATGGGATTGTGACCATGGAGGAGTTGGAG AACTACATGGACCCCATGAATGAATACAATGCCCTCAATGAAGCAAAACAGATGATTGCCATTGCTGATGAGAACCAGAACCACCATCTGGAGCCTGAGGAGATCCTCAAGTACAGTGAGTTCTTCACGGGCAGCAAGCTGATGGACTATGCTCGCAATGTGCATGAAGAGTTCTGA
- the Sdf4 gene encoding 45 kDa calcium-binding protein isoform X1, with translation MLWALLPTGVVTSTCGPASLPRFPLWSPVVWLAAMTSRQRSLCGLAAHGLWFLGLVLLMDATARPANHSFSRERAANRDENEIIPPDHLNGVKLEMDGHLNKDFHQEVFLGKDMDGFDEDSEPRRSRRKLMVIFSKVDVNTDRRISAKEMQHWIMEKTAEHFQEAVKENKLHFRAVDPDGDGHVSWDEYKVKFLASKGHNEREIADAIKNHEELKVDEETQEVLGNLRDRWYQADNPPADLLLTEDEFLSFLHPEHSRGMLKFMVKEIVRDLDQDGDKQLSLPEFISLPVGTVENQQGQDIDDNWVKDRKKEFEELIDSNHDGIVTMEELENYMDPMNEYNALNEAKQMIAIADENQNHHLEPEEILKYSEFFTGSKLMDYARNVHEEF, from the exons ATGCTCTGGGCTCTGTTACCGACTGGCGTTGTGACCTCAACTTGTGGTCCAGCATCTCTGCCTCGGTTTCCTCTTTG GAGTCCCGTGGTCTGGCTGGCAGCAATGACGTCCAGGCAGAGGTCCCTCTGTGGTCTGGCTGCTCATGGCCTCTGGTTCTTGGGCCTTGTCCTTCTGATGGATGCAACTGCTAGACCTGCCAACCACTCATTTTCTCGGGAAAGAGCGGCCAACAGGGATGAAAATGAGATCATACCCCCAGACCACTTGAATGGGGTGAAGCTGGAGATGGATGGACACCTCAATAAGGACTTCCATCAGGAGGTTTTCCTGGGAAAGGACATGGATGGGTTTGATGAGGACTCAGAGCCAcggagaagcaggaggaaactAATGGTCATCTTTTCCAA GGTAGATGTGAACACTGACCGGAGGATCAGCGCTAAGGAGATGCAGCACTGGATTATGGAGAAAACAGCAGAGCACTTCCAGGAGGCTGTCAAGGAGAACAAACTACACTTCAGGGCTGTGGACCCCGATGGTGATG GCCATGTGTCCTGGGATGAATATAAAGTGAAGTTTTTGGCAAGCAAAGGCCACAATGAAAGGGAGATTGCCGATGCCATCAAGAATCACGAGGAGCTCAAAGTGGATGAGGAGA CACAGGAAGTCCTTGGGAACCTCAGAGATCGCTGGTATCAGGCAGACAATCCTCCTGCAGACCTGCTGCTGACTGAGGACGAGTTCCTGTCATTCCTTCACCCTGAGCACAGCCGGGGCATGCTCAAGTTCATGGTCAAAGAGATCGTTCGGGACTTGG accaggatggtgaTAAGCAGTTGTCTCTGCCTGAGTTCATCTCTCTGCCTGTGGGTACTGTTGAGAACCAGCAAGGCCAAGACATTGACGACAACTGggtgaaagacaggaagaaagagtttGAGGAACTGATTGATTCTAACCATGATGGGATTGTGACCATGGAGGAGTTGGAG AACTACATGGACCCCATGAATGAATACAATGCCCTCAATGAAGCAAAACAGATGATTGCCATTGCTGATGAGAACCAGAACCACCATCTGGAGCCTGAGGAGATCCTCAAGTACAGTGAGTTCTTCACGGGCAGCAAGCTGATGGACTATGCTCGCAATGTGCATGAAGAGTTCTGA